A window of the Pseudomonas furukawaii genome harbors these coding sequences:
- the gspK gene encoding type II secretion system minor pseudopilin GspK, with the protein MTRLRERGVALISVLLITALVTLIVSDMLARQRLTLVSSASQMRQLELWQMALSGEAWARERLRADLAEARDKARRPASDTPAADAQAEPHSVNLAQGWARGGTLDIGGGQVRVHLEDLSARFDLDSLRLAPDATLRARYQRLLALLEVPPHDPARLPAPPAAGGGLLGFADSSELARLDALDAAELRRLRPQVATLGGEALNLNTAPAIQLATLEGLDLASAQALVAARPREGWPSLQAFLEQPALHGRPIERLGLGLSSRHFRACLDVSLGDRRLRLASDFRTHDDGRVELLRRTLLAPEPTSED; encoded by the coding sequence ATGACTAGGTTGCGTGAACGAGGCGTGGCGCTGATCAGCGTCCTGCTCATCACCGCCCTGGTGACCCTGATCGTCAGCGACATGCTGGCGCGCCAGCGCCTGACCCTGGTCAGCAGCGCCAGCCAGATGCGGCAACTGGAACTCTGGCAGATGGCCCTGAGCGGCGAGGCCTGGGCCCGCGAGCGGCTGCGCGCCGACCTGGCCGAGGCCCGGGACAAGGCCCGGCGGCCGGCCAGCGACACCCCCGCCGCCGACGCGCAGGCCGAGCCCCATAGCGTCAACCTGGCGCAGGGCTGGGCCCGGGGCGGCACCCTGGACATCGGCGGCGGACAGGTCCGCGTCCACCTGGAGGACCTCTCCGCGCGCTTCGACCTGGACAGCCTGCGCCTGGCCCCCGACGCCACCCTGCGCGCCCGCTACCAGCGCCTGCTGGCCCTGCTCGAGGTGCCGCCACACGACCCCGCCCGATTGCCGGCGCCCCCGGCGGCCGGAGGCGGCCTCCTGGGCTTCGCCGACAGCAGCGAGCTGGCACGGCTGGACGCCCTGGATGCGGCCGAACTGCGACGCCTGCGTCCCCAGGTCGCCACCCTCGGCGGCGAGGCGCTGAACCTCAACACCGCGCCGGCGATACAACTGGCCACCCTGGAGGGCCTCGACCTGGCCAGCGCCCAGGCCCTGGTGGCGGCGCGCCCGCGTGAGGGCTGGCCCAGCCTGCAGGCCTTCCTCGAACAGCCGGCGCTCCACGGCCGGCCCATCGAGCGCCTCGGCCTGGGCCTCTCCAGCCGGCACTTCCGCGCCTGCCTGGACGTCAGCCTGGGGGACCGCCGCCTGCGCCTGGCCAGCGACTTCCGCACCCACGATGACGGCCGCGTCGAGCTGTTGCGCCGCACCCTGCTGGCGCCCGAACCCACCTCGGAGGACTGA
- the gspL gene encoding type II secretion system protein GspL yields MHAWLYLSRPDQPDACLWWRDGDTPTRGDLAGAAAALGRLPLTLLLPMEVASRHDVEVPARSGRWLRPAILALLEERLLDDPGRLHLALGPLRNKGSCSVLALDRTWLRERLERLAGQGLDPTRIHLDADCLSAPGPAALFCEGRWLLGGAGPHLALGEEALEQLRPLLPEATRPDGEAPWPVLERGAAEAIDLRQGEFARQAGGPRAWRFLALMALAALLAQGGADLGKRWVLERHLQQVRQENLATWRQKVPDEPALDLARQVSARLQQERRPREDLARRLEHLARQWRDGGGALARLQRLDYQAGEGWTLQVSAPAFADLERLRESLAKQGLEVRSDSAQRDNRGVSARFQIKD; encoded by the coding sequence GTGCATGCCTGGCTCTACCTCTCACGCCCCGACCAACCCGACGCCTGCCTCTGGTGGCGCGATGGCGACACGCCGACCCGGGGCGACCTGGCCGGGGCCGCCGCCGCCCTGGGCAGGCTGCCGCTGACCCTGCTGCTGCCCATGGAGGTCGCCAGCCGCCACGACGTGGAAGTGCCCGCCCGCAGCGGCCGCTGGCTGCGCCCGGCGATCCTGGCGCTGCTGGAGGAACGCCTGCTGGATGATCCGGGCCGCCTGCACCTCGCCCTGGGACCATTGCGCAACAAAGGCTCGTGCAGCGTCCTGGCCCTGGACCGGACCTGGCTGCGGGAGCGCCTGGAGCGCCTGGCCGGCCAGGGCCTGGACCCGACGCGCATCCACCTGGATGCCGACTGCCTGTCCGCCCCGGGCCCCGCCGCGCTGTTCTGCGAAGGGCGCTGGCTGCTGGGGGGCGCGGGGCCGCACCTGGCCCTGGGGGAGGAGGCGCTGGAGCAACTGCGCCCCTTGCTGCCCGAGGCGACACGCCCGGACGGGGAAGCCCCCTGGCCGGTACTGGAGCGAGGCGCCGCCGAGGCCATCGACCTGCGCCAGGGCGAGTTCGCCCGCCAGGCCGGTGGTCCTAGGGCCTGGCGGTTCCTCGCCCTGATGGCGCTGGCGGCCCTGCTGGCCCAGGGCGGCGCCGACCTGGGCAAGCGCTGGGTGCTGGAACGCCATCTGCAGCAGGTGCGCCAGGAGAACCTGGCCACCTGGCGGCAGAAGGTGCCGGACGAGCCGGCCCTCGACCTGGCCCGCCAGGTGAGTGCGCGCCTGCAGCAGGAACGGCGCCCCCGGGAAGACCTGGCCCGGCGCCTGGAACACCTGGCCCGCCAGTGGCGCGACGGCGGCGGCGCCCTGGCCCGTCTCCAGCGCCTGGACTACCAGGCCGGCGAGGGCTGGACCCTGCAGGTCAGCGCCCCGGCCTTCGCCGACCTCGAACGCCTGCGGGAGTCCCTGGCGAAACAGGGGCTGGAGGTCCGCTCCGATTCCGCCCAACGCGACAACCGGGGCGTCAGCGCCCGCTTCCAGATCAAGGACTGA
- the gspM gene encoding type II secretion system protein GspM, whose product MPTLLIPLRARWQRLLPRERRALAALAATLAPLVAWGLVLQPQARALEAAQQRYLDELLLQHELQRLPTGAARAPGPDAEALPGLLARSSAEAGLNVERMDNQGPGRVELSLEGGLRELLGWLERLAAQGVEATALDLQVDAEAQARARLALELE is encoded by the coding sequence ATGCCCACCCTGCTCATACCCCTGCGCGCCCGCTGGCAGCGCCTGCTTCCCCGGGAGCGCCGCGCCCTCGCCGCGCTGGCGGCGACCCTCGCGCCCCTGGTCGCCTGGGGCCTCGTCCTCCAGCCCCAGGCGCGCGCCCTGGAGGCGGCGCAGCAACGCTACCTGGACGAACTGCTGCTGCAGCACGAACTGCAGCGCCTGCCCACGGGCGCCGCCCGGGCGCCTGGCCCGGACGCGGAGGCGCTGCCCGGCCTGCTGGCGCGCAGCAGCGCCGAGGCCGGCCTGAACGTCGAGCGCATGGACAACCAGGGCCCGGGGCGCGTGGAGCTGAGCCTGGAAGGTGGATTGCGTGAACTGCTGGGCTGGCTGGAACGGCTCGCCGCCCAGGGGGTGGAAGCCACCGCCCTGGACCTGCAGGTGGACGCCGAGGCCCAGGCCCGCGCGCGGCTGGCACTGGAGCTGGAGTGA
- a CDS encoding 7-cyano-7-deazaguanine/7-aminomethyl-7-deazaguanine transporter, with amino-acid sequence MPVAFPAAWRPALAGLIAFHILIIIASNYLVQLPMTLFGWHTTWGAFSFPFIFLATDLTVRLMGKAAARRVIARVMVPALLASYVVSVLFQDAAFQGFAALGEFNLFVARISLASFLAYVLGQLLDIQVFDRLRQLRQWWVAPTAAIIAGNLLDTFAFFSVAFWRSDDPFMAANWVEIATVDYGVKLAISLMFFVPLYGMLLGAIMRVIAPRPLNAA; translated from the coding sequence ATGCCCGTCGCGTTTCCCGCGGCCTGGCGCCCTGCGCTGGCCGGACTGATCGCTTTCCACATCCTCATCATCATCGCCAGCAACTACCTGGTGCAGTTGCCCATGACCCTGTTCGGCTGGCACACCACCTGGGGTGCGTTCAGCTTTCCCTTCATCTTCCTGGCCACGGACCTGACCGTGCGGCTGATGGGCAAGGCGGCGGCGCGGCGGGTGATCGCGCGGGTCATGGTGCCGGCGCTGCTGGCCTCCTACGTCGTCTCGGTGCTGTTCCAGGATGCCGCCTTCCAGGGCTTCGCCGCCCTCGGCGAGTTCAACCTCTTCGTGGCGCGGATCTCGCTCGCCAGCTTCCTCGCCTATGTCCTCGGCCAGTTGCTGGACATCCAGGTCTTCGACCGCCTGCGCCAACTCCGCCAATGGTGGGTCGCGCCCACCGCCGCCATCATCGCCGGCAACCTGCTGGACACCTTCGCCTTCTTCTCCGTGGCCTTCTGGCGCAGCGACGATCCCTTCATGGCGGCGAACTGGGTGGAGATCGCCACCGTGGACTACGGCGTCAAGCTGGCCATCAGCCTGATGTTCTTCGTACCCCTCTACGGCATGCTGCTGGGCGCCATCATGCGGGTCATCGCCCCACGGCCGCTGAACGCCGCCTGA
- a CDS encoding cytochrome b/b6 domain-containing protein, producing MSVGTVRLWDPVIRIGHWSLVAAFVGDYFLNEAGDGWHRWLGYYAVAVVLVRLAWGFVGPRPARWADFWPTTSRLIAHGRALLRGGHMHRLGHSPLGGLVMILMLALMLGLGVSGFLMEEVDYFWGEDLPRDIHVLMADSLLALAGLHVLAALVESVRMKENLPWSMVTGRRKPLRD from the coding sequence GTGAGTGTCGGAACCGTCCGCCTCTGGGACCCGGTGATACGCATCGGCCACTGGTCCCTGGTGGCGGCCTTCGTCGGCGACTACTTCCTCAACGAGGCGGGCGATGGCTGGCACCGCTGGCTCGGCTACTACGCCGTGGCGGTGGTGCTGGTGCGGCTGGCCTGGGGCTTCGTCGGCCCCCGGCCGGCACGCTGGGCGGATTTCTGGCCCACCACGTCGCGCCTGATCGCCCATGGCCGGGCGCTCCTGCGCGGCGGCCACATGCACCGCCTGGGCCACTCGCCCCTGGGCGGACTGGTCATGATCCTCATGCTCGCCCTGATGCTCGGGCTGGGAGTCAGCGGTTTCCTGATGGAGGAAGTGGACTACTTCTGGGGCGAGGACCTGCCCCGGGATATCCATGTCCTCATGGCCGACAGCCTCCTGGCGCTGGCCGGCCTGCATGTCCTCGCGGCGCTGGTGGAAAGCGTGCGCATGAAGGAGAACCTGCCCTGGTCGATGGTGACCGGCAGGCGCAAGCCGCTTCGCGACTAG
- a CDS encoding PepSY domain-containing protein — protein MRKLLLLSLIAVSPLTFAKTECTTADKATWQDQGKFQEDLKAQGYDIKKFKVTEGNCYEIYGWDKDKRKVEIYFNPVDGQVVKQEIED, from the coding sequence ATGCGCAAGCTCCTGCTCCTCTCCCTGATCGCCGTCAGCCCCCTGACCTTCGCCAAGACCGAATGCACCACCGCCGACAAGGCCACCTGGCAGGACCAGGGCAAGTTCCAGGAGGACCTCAAGGCCCAGGGCTACGACATCAAGAAATTCAAGGTCACCGAAGGCAACTGCTACGAGATCTACGGCTGGGACAAGGACAAGCGCAAGGTCGAGATCTACTTCAACCCGGTGGACGGCCAGGTGGTGAAGCAGGAGATCGAGGACTGA